CTGCTGCGCAGCCGAACGGGAGCAAGCTCCCTCGCCACAACAGCCCTTCTGCGCTTCTGGCCTTCAGGTTTTCAGCCCATCAACCTTTCACATCAATGTTTGCTACCGCCAGCACAGGTCGGCGAGGCCGGGGCCGCGTCGATCTGCGCCCATTCCTCTGGCGTGTAGGTATGCAGCGCCAACGCATGGAACTCGCCCATCAGCTCACCGAGCGTGCCGTAGACTTTCTGGTGACGCTTGACGCGGTTGAGCCCCTCGAACTGCTGGCTGACCACCACGGCCTTGTAATGGGTTTGCAGCCCACGACTGTGCATATGGCTTTCATCCAGCACTTGCAGGTGCTCGGGCTGTAACAGGCCCAGCGTCGATTCGATGCGTTGTTGCATGGTCATACCGGGCTCCGCTTAAGGCTTTTTCTTGACAGCAGGAGCAGCAGCACCGGCTTTAGGGTCCAGCTCGTTGGTCATGTCAGCCAGCAATTTGTTGACCACAGGCACCGCGCTTTCCAGCTTGGCCTGGGTCATCTGGGCCGATTGCTGGGTCAGCTGCGGCATTTTTTCCAGGACTTTCTTGCCCAGTGGCGACTGGTAGAACGCGACCAGGTCCTTGAGCTCGGATTCGCTGAAGTTGGTGGTGTAGAGCTTGACCATGTCCGGCTTCAGCTTTTTCCAGCCAATGGCTGCGTCCAGGGCGGCGTTGGCCTTGGCCTGGTAGGTTTCCAGCAAGGCTTTTTTCGATTCAGGGGCTTTGGTCTGTTCAAAGCGCTGAGCGAACATTTGCTGCACTTGCATGTACACCGGAGTGCCCAATTTGTCAGCGTGCGCCAGGGTCAGGAAAGCTTCGGCACTGGCGTTGTGGCTGGCGGTATCGGCAAAAACAGGGCCGCTGGCGCAAACCAGTGCAACCGCGGTACAGATGGCACGAAGACGAGTCATCGAGTTTCCTTTTCTAGCAGGCGAGGTCAAACCCCAAGGGCATCCATTCTGCGCCTAAAAAAGTGTGTCGCTCAACCCCAAGCCTTGTCGGGCCTGATTTAGAGGGGTTGAATGGTCATAATCCAGACCGATGGAACCACGGCCGGCGATCACGGCCTAAACTGCGCTATCAGACTGACAGGAGTGTGCATGATGAGCCGTATCGAGACCGACAGCCTTGGCGAGGTGGAAGTGCCGGATGAGGCCTACTGGGGTGCTCAGACGCAACGCTCGCTGATTAACTTCGCCATCGGCAACGAGCGTATGCCGCTGGCGGTGCTGCATGGACTGGCGTTGATCAAGAAGGCCGCGGCGCGGGTCAATGACCGCAATGGGGATCTGCCCGCCGACATCGCCCGTCTGATCGAACAGGCCGCCGACGAAGTGCTCGACGGCAGCCACGATGACCAGTTCCCGTTGGTGGTCTGGCAGACCGGCAGCGGCACCCAGAGCAACATGAACGTCAACGAAGTGATCGCCGGGCGCGCCAACGAACTGGCTGGCAACCCGCGAGGCGGCAAGTTGCCGGTGCATCCCAACGATCACGTCAACCGCTCCCAGAGCTCCAACGACTGCTTCCCCACTGCGATGCACATCGCCGCCGTGCAGGCGGTGCAGCACCATTTGCTACCGGCGATCAGCGAGCTGTCGGGAGGTTTGGCCGAGTTGTCCGCACGTCACATGAAACTGGTGAAGACCGGTCGGACGCACATGATGGATGCCACGCCGATCACCTTCGGTCAGGAACTCTCGGCGTTCATCGCGCAACTGGATTACGCCGAACGGGCGATCCGCAGCGCCCTGCCTGCCGTGTGTGAACTGGCCCAGGGCGGCACCGCGGTCGGCACCGGGCTGAATTCACCGCACGGTTTTGGCGAAGCGATCGCCTCCGAGCTGGCCGCGCTCTCCGGTCTGCCGTTTGTCACCGCCCCCAACAAGTTCGCCGCACTGGCGGGCCATGAACCACTGACCACTTTGTCCGGCGCGCTGAAAACCCTGGCCGTGACCCTGATGAAAATCGCCAACGACCTGCGCCTGCTGGGCTCCGGGCCGCGTGCCGGTTTTGCCGAAGTGAAATTGCCGGCCAACGAACCCGGCAGCTCGATCATGCCCGGCAAGGTCAACCCGACCCAGTGCGAAGCGCTGTCGATGCTGGCGTGTCAGGTGCTGGGCAACGACGTTGCCATCGGTTTCGCCGCCAGTCAGGGGCACTTGCAATTGAATGTGTTTAAACCGGTGATCATCCACAACCTGCTGCAATCAATCCGATTGCTGGCCGACGGCTGCAGCAACTTCCAGCAGCATTGCATCGCCGGACTGGAACCGGATGCCGAGAAGATGGCTGAACATCTGGAGCGTGGTTTGATGCTGGTGACGGCGCTGAACCCGCATATCGGGTATGACAAGTCGGCGGAGATTGCCAAGAAAGCCTACGCCGAGGGCCTGACGTTGCGGGAGGCGGCGTTGCAGCTGGGGTACCTGACGGATGAACAGTTTGATGCGTGGGTAAGGCCGGAGAATATGCTGGAGGCCGGGGCGAAGGGTTAAGATTTTGGGCGGCCTTTAGTCAGTCATCGCGAGCAGGCTCGCTCCCACAGTTGACCGAGTACTCCTGTGGGAGCGAGCCTGCTCGCGAAGAACGATGACGCGGATTACCCTGCCGCCATCCGAACCTTCCGGGCCTTGAGCCCCGCAATCAACGACGGCCCCAACGCCACCAGCGCCGATCCCAGCACCACCAGCACCGCCCCGCCATACCCAAGACCATTGATCGTCTCGGCCTGCACATAGTCCGGCCACAACCACGCCGCCGTCGCCACCGCAGCGAACGTCACCAACGGCGTGATCGCCAGCGTCGCACTCACCCGCGAGGCTTCCCAGTGCGCCAGCGCTTCGGCAAACGCGCCATACGCAATCAGCGTGTTCATGCAGCACGCCAGCAACAGCCAGCCCTGCAGCGGAGTCAGTTGCAACGCTTCCAGTGGATGCACCCACGGCGTCAGCAACAGCCCGCAGAACAGATAGATCACCATCATCACCTGCAATGAATTCCACACCGTCAGCAGTTGTTTCTGCCCCAGGGCGTAGAACGTCCAGACCGTGGACGCCAGCAACACCAGCAGCACACCCGCCGTGTAGTCAGTCAACGAGGTGAGCAACTCGGCCAGGCGCTGATTGAAAAACAGCCCGAAACCAATCAGCAACACCACCAGGCCAATCCCCTGCCCCACGCTGAAGCGTTCCTTGAACACAAACAGGCTGGCGATCAGCAACATGATCGGGCCCATCTGCACCACCAGTTGCGCGGTGCCGGGGCTGAGCAGGTTCAGTCCCATCAAATACAACACGTAGTTGCCGACCAGGCCGAGCACCGCCATCAGCACCAGCCAGCCACCGCGCGGCCCGAGCACTTTGCGGCTCGGCAGGCGCCTGGTGGCGGCCAGGTAAATGAACAGGCATCCGCCGGACACCATCAGCCGAAACCAGGTCACCGTGACCGGGTCCATCACCAGCAGCACTTGCTTGAGTTTGATCGGCAGGATTCCCCACAACAACGCGGTCAACAAGGCCAGGAACAGACCGTAAACCCAGCGACCGGATGAAATGTGCATGCGTACCCCAAGGCCAGATGGCAAGAATCGTCATTCTAGGCTCAGCGGCGTCTGGCACACAGGGACAGTTGGCAAGCAGACGCAAATGAAACTGTGCGGGTCGCAGCAATAAATTGGCGATTTGCCGTCGATCGGTTGGCCAGGCGCGGTAAGCGGTTCATGCATAAGCTCATTGGATCCACCAGCCTTCAGGAGACCGCCATGTATGGCATGCGCGCCCAGGACAACGCCCCCGCCACACACTTTCGCAGCGACCGGATGTGTCGGGTAAACGGGGAATTGTATTTCAGCACCCGGGAAAACACGCAAGAGGGGCCGTTTGAAAACCCGGAGGCGGCGGCGCGGGAGATTGAGGCTTATGTCGCGCGGATGCAGCTTTTGAGCGCCAGCCGATAGACCGAGGCGCCTGCATCGCGGGCAAGTCGGAGCGGCGGTACGACGATCCGACTTGCCCACGATGACTATGTAACTGTCCCTACAAATACCAAGGCAATTACCGCACCGCTTCAAACAACCCCGTGGCCCCCATCCCGCCCCCAACGCACATGGTCACAACGCCGTAACGCAAGTTCCGCCGCTGCAATTCCCGCACGAGATGCCCAACCTGACGCGAGCCCGTCATGCCGAACGGGTGGCCGATGGAAATCGACCCACCATTGACGTTGTACTTCTCGTTATCGATTCCCAGCCGGTTGCGGCTGTACAGGCATTGCGACGCGAACGCTTCGTTGAGCTCCCACAGATCAATGTCGGCCACCTGCAACCCCTTGGCCTTGAGCAACTTTGGCACCGAGAACACCGGGCCGATGCCCATTTCATCCGGTTCACACCCTGCCACGGTGAAACCACGGAAGAACGCTTTCGGTTTCAGCCCCAGTTCCAGCGCTTTTTCCAGACTCATCACCAGCGTCATCGAAGCACCGTCGGACAGCTGCGACGAGTTGCCCGCCGTGACCGACCCGTCTTCGGCAAACACCGGTTTCAACCCCGCCAGGCTTTCCAGCGTAGTGTCCGGACGATTGCAGTCGTCACGATCGACGATACCGTCGAGGATCTGCACCTGCCCGGTGGCCTTGTCTTCAACGCGGTACTTCACCGCCATCGGCACAATTTCATCGTCGAACAAACCGGCGGCCTGCGCCTGAGCGGTACGCTGCTGGCTTTGCAGGGCGTACAGGTCCTGTTCTTCGCGGCTGACGTTGTAACGACGGGCGACGATTTCGGCGGTCTGGCCCATGGGGAAGTAGATGCCCGGCACCTGCTCTTTCAGCAGCGGGTTGATCAGGTTGTCGGTGTTGACGCTTTTCATCGTCAGGCTGATGGACTCGACACCACCGGCGACAATGATGTCGCTGCAACCCGAAGCAATCTGGTTGGCCGCAATGGCAATCGCCTGCAAGCCCGACGAGCAGAAGCGGTTGAGGGTCATTCCGGCGGTGCCGGTGCCCAGGCGCGACAGCACAGCGACGTTACGGCCGATGTTGTAGCCCTGGGCACCTTCGTTGGAGCCGGCGCCGACGATGCAATCCTCGACGCTGGCCGGGTCGATGCCCGATCGTGTCAGCAGTGCATTGACGCAATGAGCCGCCATGTCGTCCGGACGGGTCTGGTTGAACTTGCCGCGAAAGGACTTGGCCAGGCCGGTCCGCACGCTGTCGACGATCACCACTTCACGCATGGCATACCTCATTGTTGTTATCGGTTGAGAAGAGTGGACCGAGCATAAGTCCACCCGTGACCGGTCGCGACAATCATTCACCCCGCGTATGCGCAGCCATCGGCTCAAGTCTTCAGCTTTTTCAGCTTTTTCTCATGCTTGTCGGACTTTTCGAACGCCGCTTCCAGCGCCAGGTTGAGCGTGCGCAAAACCTTGACCCGCGCCCAGCGCTTGTCGTTGGCTTCCACCAGCGTCCAAGGTGAAATTTCAGTGCTGGTACGGTCGACCATGTCGCCGACCGCAGCCCGGTAGGCATCCCACTTTTCGCGATTGCGCCAGTCATCTTCGGTGATCTTGAAGCGTTTGAAAGGAATCTGCTCGCGCTCTTCGAAGCGCTCCATTTGCGTTTCTTTATCGATGGCCAGCCAGAACTTGACCACGATCACCCCGGCATCGGCGATCTGCTCTTCGAAGTCGTTGATCTCACTGTAGGCGCGCAGCCAGTCCGCCGGGCTGCAAAAGCCTTCGATGCGCTCCACCAGCACCCGGCCATACCAGGAGCGGTCGAACACGGTGAATTTCGACCGCGCCGGAATATGCCGCCAGAAACGCCACATGTACGGGTGTGCCCGCTCCTCCTCGGTGGGAGCCGCAATCGGCACGATGCTGTATTGCCGGGGATCGAGTGCTGCGGCTACCCGGCGGATCGCCCCGCCCTTGCCGGCTGCGTCGTTGCCTTCGAATACCGCAATCAAGGCGTGGCGGCGCATGAGCTTGTCGCGCATCAATCCCGATAACCGCGCCTGCTCGGTGATCAGCTGCTCTTCGTAATCGTCCTTGTCCAGATGCAGGGACAGGTCGAGGCTGTCGAGCAGGTTGACGTGATCGACGCTGCTGGCCAAGGGCGCGGCACTGACTTTGTCCGGGTGAATCTTCGGTCTTTTCAAGGCACCTTGCAGGCCCTCGAGCAAAATCTTGCCAACCGCCAGGCTTCGATAGCGCGGGTCCATCCCGGCGATGACATGCCACGGTGCATAATCGCGACTGGTGCGGCGCAGAATGCGTTCGCCATACTTGACGAACCTGTCGTAAGTCTCCGATTGCTGCCAGTCCAGCGGGCTGATGCGCCAGCTGTGCAGCGGGTCGTCGGCGAGGGCCTTGAGGCGGTCTTTCATTTGTTTCTTGGAGAGGTGGAACCAGAACTTGAAGATCAGCGCACCTTCATCGCACAACATCTTTTCCAGGCGTTCAGCACCGTTGATGCTTTGATCGAGCCTGGGACTCCTGATCACCCCGTGAACCCGAGCCTGCAACATCTGGCTGTACCAGTTGCCGAAAAAAACCCCCATGCGGCCCTTGGCCGGGAGCATCCGCCAGTAACGCCAGGCCGGTGGCCTCGCCAGTTCTTCGTCGGTCTGCTGATCGAACGTGCGAACTTCGATCAGCCGCGGGTCCATCCACTCATTGAGCAGTTTCACCGTCTCGCCCTTGCCGGCACCTTCGATGCCGTTGATCAGAATGATCACCGGAAAACGCTTTTGCTGCTGAAGTTCGAACTGCGCATCGAGCAGTGCCTCACGCAGAGCCGGCACTTCGGCATCATAGGTTTCTTTGTCGATAACGTGACCGATTTCAGCAGATTCGAACATGGGACGGCTCCTTCCAGGATTGAACAAGACTAGCGGATTGACCTCTGCTGCGTGGCAGAAATCCATCTTTGTTGGCCGAGATGAAAACTGTGGCGAGGGAGCTTGCTCCCTCTGGACGGCGTAGCCGTCCCGACATCAGTAAACGCACACGCAGATCCAGCTTACAGGCGCTTCGCAGCCGAGCGGGAGCAAGCTCCCTCACCACAAAGCGCCCCTCCCGGCCTGGAAGTTTCGCTGATCCAGATCGGCAAGCCTTGCCATGGATCAAGCACGTCGGCGGCGATCGGCTAGAATGGCCGCCTTGCCGTTACCGAGCCTGCCATGAAACCTGTATTGCCCCACGCCCAGCTCGACTGGGACGACCAAGGGCTCCCGCGTTCGCGGGTGTTCGATGACGTGTATTTTTCCGACCTGTCCGGGCTGGACGAAACCCGTTACGTCTTCCTCGAACAGAACGCGCTGCGTGAACGCTTTGCCGCATTGCCGGTGGGCGGGAGATTGGTGATTGGCGAGACCGGCTTTGGTACCGGGCTGAATTTCCTGTGCGCCTGGCAGTTGTTCGAGCAGCACGCGGTGGCCGGTGCGCGATTGCATTTTGTCAGTGTCGAAAAGTACCCGCTGAGCCTGCCCGATCTGCAGCGGGCGCTGGCCTTGTGGCCAGAGCTCAAACCGTTTGCCGATCAACTGTTGGCGCAATACGTGGCAATCCATCAAGGCTTTCAGCGCCTGATTCTGGACCAGGGACGCATTACCCTGACGCTGTTGATCGGCGATGCGCTGGAACAGTTACCGCAACTGGATGCGCAGATTGATGCCTGGTTTCTCGACGGTTTCGCCCCGGCGAAAAACCCCGACATGTGGACCGCCGAACTGTTTGCCGAGCTGGCCCGACTGGCGGCGCCCGGCTCGACGATCAGCACCTTCACCAGCACCGGGTGGGTGCGTCGTCTGTTGAATGCTGCAGGCTTCAAGATGAAGCGCACGCCCGGCATCGGCCACAAATGGGAAATCCTGCGCGGGGTGTTTCTCGGTTGGCCAGAGGAGGCCGCGAAGCCCGCCATGGCGAAACCGTGGTTTGCCCGTCCGGCCTCCTTGACCAGCGAACGTCGTGCCCTGGTGATCGGTGCCGGTCTCGCCGGTTGCGCGACAGCCGCCAGCCTGGCGGCCCGGGGTTGGCAGGTCAGTCTGCTGGAGCGTCATGCAGCACTGGCGCAGGAAGCCTCGGGCAATCCTCAAGGGGTTTTGTACCTCAAGCTGTCCGCACATGGCACCGCGTTGTCGCAATTGATCGTCAGCGGGTTCGGCCACACCCGACGCTTGCTTGAGCATTTGCATCGAGGTCTCGACTGGGACGATTGTGGCGTGCTGCAACTGGCCTTCAACGCCAAGGAAGCCGAGCGTCAGGCGCAATTGGCCGCGGCGTTTCCCGAGGACTTGCTGCACACGCTCGATCAAACGCAGGCCGAAATCCGTGCCGGCATCGCGCTGCAATCGGGTGGCCTGTTCTACCCCGAAGGCGGCTGGGTGCACCCGCCCGCCCTGTGCCAATGGCAAGCTGCGCACCCGAACATACAGATCCTGCCCCATCACGATGTGCTGGAGTTGCGCCGAGTGCAGGGACACTGGCAAGCCCTGGATGGCGAAACCCTGCTGGCCGAAGCCCCGGTGGTGGTACTGGCCGGCGCTGCCGAGATCAAGCGTTTCTCCTACAGCAGCGAGCTGCCACTCAAACGCATTCGCGGGCAAATCACTCGCCTGCCACAGACCTCTGAAAGCCAGGCGCTGAGCACCGTCGTCTGCGCCGAAGGTTACGTCGCGCCGGCTCGTTTGGGTGAACACACCCTCGGCGCCAGTTTTGATTTCAACTCCGACGACCTGACGCCGACCGCTGCCGAACATGCAGGCAATCTGCAGATGCTCGAAGAAATCTCCGTAGACCTGGTCGCTCGGCTCGGCGCGAATGGATTGCAGCCTGAAGCACTTGAAGGGCGCGTAGCGTTTCGCTGCACCAGCCCGGATTACTTGCCGATTGTCGGTCCATTGGCCGACGGCCAGGCGTTCGTCGACGCCTACAGCGCCTTGAGCAAGGATGCCCGGCAAACCCCGGACATCCCTTGTCCATGGCTTGACGGTTTTTACGTCAACAGCGGCCACGGTTCCCGAGGCTTGATCACCGCTCCGTTGTCAGGCGAGTTGCTGGCGGCGTGGCTGGATAACGAACCGTTGCCAGTGCCCAGAGCCGTGGCCGAGGCGTGCCATCCGAACCGGTTTGCCTTGCGCCGATTGATCCGGGGCAAGGCCTGAGGCGCTCAATCCAGCGCAAAGCAAGTCCTTGACTCGTCAGCCATCAAGGCCGCCTCGGTCAGACGCTTCAGCAAAGCAGTCTCGGCTTGCTTCAACTCATCGGCGATGCCGTCAACCTGCGGACGATAGTCCGAGCCCAGCGTCGCCTCATTTTCGAAGGCTGTTTCCATCCGCACGTGAAAGGGTGCCGTCAGGTCGGTGAACTGTTGGCCATGATGCTGTCGCAAAAAGTCGCTCCAGAAGGTGCGGCCGCTGATGTAAGTCGATAGCTCAGGTGAGATTTCTGCGGTGATAACCTTGTTGTAGGCAACCTCCAGATCATTTGCCTTTACGCCACTCAGCGATGCATAACGCATGTGCCGGGGCTGGCCGGTCAGTTCGAGCCGGTCAGCCAGGCCGGTGCGATAAGCCAGCTCCACTTCCACCGCATCGAGCGCCGGATTGGCCTGAGCCTGTTCCCGAGCAATTCTGCCAAGATAATCCAGACGGAACAGGCTTCGCCCCAGTTTCAACAACCGAGCGGCCTGATCATGGGCATTGGCGGACTGTCGAACCACCCTGCCGATCTCGACGGCAACCTCGAGGTTACTGAAGATCGTCGCCGCATCATCAGCGCAATTGGCTTTCACTGCCATCGACAGCAATTGAGTGCATAACGCCGAGTCCGTCCGTGTCGCCTCAATGACACTCCAGACGCGCCGGGTCATGTCTTCGTTCACAAAACGGCTATCCGCCGAGCTCCCGACTTCCGCCAGCAGTTCAAAGAACTCTTTCGCCCGGGGTTCGTTCTTCAGCGCCAGCCATGCACGATTACGACTGGCATAGGTCTCTTCAACCGGTTTTGGCATCCACAGGTCTCGAGCCCTTTGATCATTGAGCACCGCCGTTTCATTCTGCAGCAGCCCCATCCCGATGCCCGTACGGCTCCGATAGGCCTCCAGCGCAGTTCGACTCGTCTCGGATATGGGGTTATGACGCAGGTTGATCGCCAGAGCGAATCGCTGAGGAAGTTGGAACAGCCATTGCGGCAACTCCCTAATCTGATTTCCTCGCAAGTCCACGAAGTCCAGATACGGCAAGCGGGACAGCCCGACAGGCAGTTCCGTCGCGTAAGTATCGCGCAGTAGCAGTTCTTTCAGATCCCGCATTTTGCTGACATCAATCGTGGCTCCCAAGCGATTGCCGCTCAGCCCCAACGTGCGCAAAGTGCGCATATCAGCCAGTTTGCGCAGGGTGTATTCAGTCAGTTGAAGCTGATTACCCTCCAGCCTCAAGTGCTGGAGGTCGGGCATATGCGACAACGCCTCAGGCAATCGTGTGAGTTGATTGCGGTCCAGCTCCAGAGTGACCAGCCCTTTGAACGGCGCGAGGAAATACGCCAGTTCATCACCGGCCTGCATGTCTCTGATTGAAAGGCTGCGCACATGGGCGACATCCGGTTCGGTCAGCGATGGCAATGGACCGACGGGGTTGCACTCCAGCACGAGCGATGTAGAAGGCTGATTTCGCAGTTCTACCCGGCGCCAGCAGTGTTCGATGGCTTCGGCCACCTGACGACGGCCGGCGCGGATATCGTCGATCTGCCCCGGTAACTTCTTCATTTGCACTTCATCGTCACGCCAGGTGTGCAACACGCCGAGCAGTTTTTTCAGTTGCTGCTGCAGCTCCTTGATTCGATTCACCCGCTGCATCTGGGTGCTGCCGGCGTTGTCGAGAAACGACGAAACCTGGGCATCCGTGAACAGTGGATAGAGCTTTCTGACTTTACGGATCAAGCCTCTGGCATAAGTGCCCGCAGCGGGGGGATCGGCCTGGACACAGGCAAAAAGGTGCTTGGGTGTTTCACTGATTTCCCCCCGTAACACCCGCGCGGTACGTGCCGGATCGCCGGCGGCGGCCCTCAACAGCCGAGATCGTAGCGTCGGGACATCCAGCGTATCGTCGTCGGTGAGACGGGTACGGGCGCTGTCAGGCAAGGCATCCACTATCGATGGAAGCAGCGTCTCGCTCGTCAGCGTGGAAGACACATTGCCGTTGGTTTGGGTGACCTGATACCCGGTGGATGTCTTGACAATCACCCCGCGCGACAGGGCTTCCACTTCGCCCACGCTGTCCAGCAAGGTGCCGGTCACTGAGCCCTGTCGCACTTCCAGTCGGCAGCTGTCATCCCAGCCTTGCACCCTGTCCATCAACCCGAGCGTCAGTCTGTCGGTGTCGGCATTGGCCAGGTGCGGGAGATGCAACCCGGTGAGCGCACGGTCCTGCCTGATCAGCGCCTGTGCCTCACTGACCTGCCGAGCGAGATCCATTCCAAGGATTTTGCGCTCACGCAGAAAACGGCG
This DNA window, taken from Pseudomonas fluorescens NCIMB 11764, encodes the following:
- a CDS encoding NEL-type E3 ubiquitin ligase domain-containing protein, which encodes MQALKAAFEQSFAAQGKVMEVLKKLKPLDEFCKEQLTGFLKGKWTIDFDVERDTLDITKIIYTSTGVLPVLGGKNKETTTSRSLLQAAMENFTSAEAASGGIPHSVVRINRQAQSGAEATPEKFAALCRELDLGARYQRHIKQVLALPPRLARGVPVDDQASAADIRRLKVLDMQVALHMASLKKNITPAVYTMLLSVIDQDLPAAQTRGALFDGGPVHWQGLMIHDACICGALVFTKVSIDTEPKARCVVYMPNEPRRPLYEYASLDEFKVYLTLHLQSRRYRKSFAEQYLHGHDKTGFFSQFDKGKTLGPLTAAPADTCLGDFFFSTFVSTTQKDARVLAVPTEDVDEQQRETTIQAVLDGGLLLLNVAAFFVPVIGQFMLAAAVVDIVSEVYEGVEDWTHGERAQALSHLLSVVENVAQLAAFAVGGKIIATAMGKGAKEQEAFFDGFEAITRADGKARLWKPDLEPYKQTTALPGDMQPDSQGLYRHGGRTSIVMAGTPYRTTRNAAGSAWTLNHPVRTDAFAPAVERSVEGGWRHAYEHAHEWRDGAYALGRTDPRLGDLSTDLEAIARITDMTPDTLHLLHESNLKLPQRLNDCVERFRIDRRITAMVAAMERGETANKAFIQEQLHTLPRLPGWPADRFIEVHDGADQVVSRFPETAPHDDDVSSVHVLQSDLDSGKLLDTVISGLYPAEVERIVGRTTTESKSQLLAKKIATTLKSNRQPLFQWLYKSWDGTATGDVATLGEHAADLPVRVRQELLDNASGRDRRFLRERKILGMDLARQVSEAQALIRQDRALTGLHLPHLANADTDRLTLGLMDRVQGWDDSCRLEVRQGSVTGTLLDSVGEVEALSRGVIVKTSTGYQVTQTNGNVSSTLTSETLLPSIVDALPDSARTRLTDDDTLDVPTLRSRLLRAAAGDPARTARVLRGEISETPKHLFACVQADPPAAGTYARGLIRKVRKLYPLFTDAQVSSFLDNAGSTQMQRVNRIKELQQQLKKLLGVLHTWRDDEVQMKKLPGQIDDIRAGRRQVAEAIEHCWRRVELRNQPSTSLVLECNPVGPLPSLTEPDVAHVRSLSIRDMQAGDELAYFLAPFKGLVTLELDRNQLTRLPEALSHMPDLQHLRLEGNQLQLTEYTLRKLADMRTLRTLGLSGNRLGATIDVSKMRDLKELLLRDTYATELPVGLSRLPYLDFVDLRGNQIRELPQWLFQLPQRFALAINLRHNPISETSRTALEAYRSRTGIGMGLLQNETAVLNDQRARDLWMPKPVEETYASRNRAWLALKNEPRAKEFFELLAEVGSSADSRFVNEDMTRRVWSVIEATRTDSALCTQLLSMAVKANCADDAATIFSNLEVAVEIGRVVRQSANAHDQAARLLKLGRSLFRLDYLGRIAREQAQANPALDAVEVELAYRTGLADRLELTGQPRHMRYASLSGVKANDLEVAYNKVITAEISPELSTYISGRTFWSDFLRQHHGQQFTDLTAPFHVRMETAFENEATLGSDYRPQVDGIADELKQAETALLKRLTEAALMADESRTCFALD